One Hordeum vulgare subsp. vulgare chromosome 4H, MorexV3_pseudomolecules_assembly, whole genome shotgun sequence DNA window includes the following coding sequences:
- the LOC123450921 gene encoding zinc finger CCCH domain-containing protein 20-like codes for MRPPAERSGGPRLHWSSILVTSKKLLADPAASAEPIDGSAVLERDLMAADSNVQKELCSKPTLVTSEKVVVEPASCAESVGVPDVLGSASNLERRDLNDEDPIIQKELFSESVDVTGDKMVVKPVSRTESVDVSNVLESVSNLEGRDLNVEDSIVQKELFTESTLVTSDKMVVDPASCADVSDVLESVFNLEKTGLEGEHSNIQKELYEESALVTRENVVTDPAICAGSVHVSDVLEPVFDLEKTYLGGEGSDIQKELHEGSTLVTREYMAVNPAPCPESTDVSLTEQNRGTLCMDTLAAIEQFMTASPEEEPQCSSPIALSPWGESGYYQGDAVDSGLWGVPDDTINEMWSLLSPTPAPQHSSGVKSEVEGGAQSVNVATVAQGEYDFFQRDPTPGVHWGLTEQVKPKATAAPVSSIDVNVSTGLFGWQPSASERSNTGNTAAAAWSTSQNSNYLYSSYGAAAPSVRTSQEAPVKQEYTELDAANFGGALGNFGGGLGNSSKNWNAPAGNANRGSQRRDRYSQISESWLLSSSNNSRSRTDGFGGTSRTPPRG; via the exons ATGCGCCCACCCGCAGAGCGGAGCGGAGGGCCCAGATTACA CTGGTCTTCTATTCTTGTCACGAGCAAGAAACTGTTAGCTGATCCTGCTGCTTCTGCCGAGCCGATTGACGGGTCTGCTGTTCTGGAAAGAGACTTAATGGCTGCTGATTCAAATGTCCAAAAAGAACTGTGCAGCAAGCCTACTCTTGTCACGAGTGAGAAGGTGGTGGTTGAACCTGCTTCTTGTGCTGAGTCAGTAGGTGTGCCTGATGTTTTGGGCTCAGCATCTAACCTGGAGAGAAGAGATCTAAACGATGAAGATCCAATTATTCAAAAAGAACTGTTCAGCGAGTCAGTAGATGTCACAGGTGATAAAATGGTGGTCAAACCTGTCTCTCGCACCGAGTCAGTAGATGTATCTAATGTTTTGGAATCAGTATCTAACCTGGAGGGAAGAGATTTAAATGTTGAAGATTCAATTGTTCAAAAAGAGCTGTTCACGGAGTCTACTCTGGTCACAAGTGATAAAATGGTGGTTGATCCTGCCTCTTGCGCTGATGTCTCTGATGTCTTGGAATCAGTATTTAACCTCGAGAAAACAGGTTTGGAAGGTGAACATTCAAATATTCAGAAGGAATTGTATGAGGAGTCTGCTCTGGTCACAAGGGAGAACGTGGTAACTGATCCTGCCATCTGCGCTGGGTCAGTACATGTGTCTGATGTCCTGGAACCAGTATTTGACTTGGAGAAGACATATTTGGGAGGTGAAGGTTCAGATATTCAAAAAGAATTGCATGAAGGGTCTACTCTTGTTACAAGAGAGTACATGGCGGTTAATCCCGCCCCTTGCCCCGAGTCGACAGATGTGTCTTTAACAGAACAAAATCGTGGAACTTTGTGCATGGATACGCTAGCAGCAATAGAGCAATTCATGACCGCTTCACCGGAGGAAGAACCACAATGCTCTAGCCCCATTGCGTTATCCCCATGGGGCGAATCTGGTTACTATCAAGGTGACGCTGTTGATTCTGGACTATGGGGTGTCCCGGATGATACAATCAATGAAATGTGGTCATTGCTATCACCAACGCCTGCTCCCCAGCATTCATCTG GGGTTAAATCTGAGGTGGAGGGTGGTGCCCAGTCTGTCAACGTGGCAACTGTTGCCCAAGGAgagtatgatttttttcaaagAGATCCAACACCAGGGGTGCATTGGGGACTGACTGAGCAG GTGAAACCAAAAGCAACTGCTGCGCCTGTGTCATCGATAGATGTGAATGTGAGCACAGGATTGTTCGGTTGGCAACCATCAGCCAGTGAGAGATCGAACACGGGTAACACGGCTGCTGCTGCATGGAGCACTAGTCAGAATTCAAACTACTTGTACTCTAGCTATGGAGCAGCAGCACCCTCTGTCAGGACCTCTCAGGAAGCCCCAGTGAAGCAGGAATACACCGAGTTGGATGCTGCAAATTTTGGAGGGGCCCTAGGGAATTTCGGAGGGGGCCTAGGGAACAGCAGCAAGAACTGGAACGCGCCTGCTGGCAATGCTAACCGAGGCAGCCAGCGCCGTGACAGGTACTCTCAGATAAGCGAGTCTTGGCTCCTTAGCTCGAGTAACAACTCTAGGAGTAGGACAGACGGATTTGGCGGGACATCACGGACGCCCCCAAGGGGGTAG